The sequence GAATAATGAGAGGGAAGGTCATTTTTGGAAAGTGTCGGCTTCTTTACTTTTACCTACCTCTTCTTCATTGAATTCCTCTTGGTTTGATCCTAATTCTATTGGTTCGAATATCATAAACTATGAAAAATCATTGACAGGGGGAGAAACACTACCGAGAAAACCTCAAAGTGAACTTCGTATTTACTCTGGAAGGAAgaatcatcaatataaagagCATTAACCAACTAAACCATGCCAAGAAACTTCTTTGAATAAAGGCAACTAGAACGAAACAAGTAATTCGATCCCCAATTCTACTTTGATTCTTGAATCTAGTAGTAAGAGAATTTCCTTTGATCTTGATATTCCCATTGCACTTAGGAAAGACACTCGTTCTTGCACACTATTGCAAAATATGTCTTATCACAGTATATAAAGCTTTTACCACTAATCTCTCTACTGTTTTTATTCCTAGAACCGTACAAGAAGCCTTGAACCATATTGAATGGAAGATAGTAGTTTTAGAAGAGATGTGggttcttgaaaaaaaatgaaacttcgAAGATTGCTAATTTGCCTCAAGAAAAAAGGACAATGGGGTGCAAATGGGTATTCATAGTCAAGTACAAGTTAGATGGGACTATTGAGAGATATAAAGCAAGACTTGTTGCTGAAGGGCTCACACAAACATATGGAATAGATTTTCAAGAGATATTTGCTCTAGTGGCAAAGATGAATTTCATACGAGTTCTCCTCTCACTTGCTGCAAATCTAAACTAGTCATTGCAACAACTAGATGTGAAAAACGCTTTTTTGAATGGTGAGTTAAAGGAGGAAGTTTTTATGGACTTGCCTTTGGGGTTTGAAGAAGTTTATGAAGTTAGAAAAGTTTGCAGACTAAAACAAGCTCTCTATGGGTTGAAACAGTCACCTAAAGTGTGGTTTGATTGATTTACATGAGCTGTTAAAAGCCAAGGGTATCTCCAAATTCAGGCTAATCATACAATGTTTTTCAAACACTTGAGCAATGAACAGATAGTCATTCTCATTGTATATGTATATGACATAATCTTAACTGGAGATGATGTGAATGAATTGAACAGATTGAAGTCATTTCTCGCatgagaatttgaaattaaagatctTGGGGCTTTGAAGTACTTCTTAGaaatggaattttcaaaatccaaGAAAGGAATATTTGTACACAAAGGAAATATGTGTTAGACCTACTCTCAAAGACCGAGTTACTTGGCTGCACACCAATGGAGACTCCAATGGAACTAAATGTGAAACTAGAGGCAACAAGAATAGAAAGAATGGAAATCGAGGGCAATACTAAAGGTTAGTTGGAAAGTTTATTTATCTTTCACATATTTGACCAGATATAGCTTTTGCAGTTGGTGTAGTGAGTCAATTCATGAACTTACGAAGAAACAAACACTTTGAAGCAATCAAACGAATTCTCAAATATCTAAAGGGGACATTGGGAAGAGGATTATTGTTTGGAGAATCATGTCCATTTGCAGATTGAAGCCTACACCTATGTTGACTGGGCAGGTAATGTAATGGATAGAAGATCCATTTCAGGACACTGCACTGTGGTTGGAAGTAATTTAGTTAGCCAGAGAAGTAAAAACCAAATGGTGTTAGCAAAGAGTAGTACTGAAGCGGAGTTTCAAGCTGCTGCTCATGGAATTTGTGAGTTAGTTTGGCTGAAAAAACTACTCAAAGACATGAAAATTCCCACTCCATTGCCTATGATGCTCTACTGTGACAATAAAACGGCTATCAATATAGCTCATAATCCAGTCCAACATGATAGAACCAAACATGTGGAGGTTGATTTGAAAAATGGACTGATCTGCATGCCTTACATTCCAACTGAAGAACAATTGGCTGATGTTCTTACCAAGGGATTGATGAAAGGGCAATTTGATAATCTAACATGCAAGCTAGGAACACAAGATATTTTCGAGTCAGCTTGAGGGAAGTGTTGGCAGATTTGATGCAGTAAATTAGGCTATTGGTGCAACAGATTAGGAGATAGGggagatttttgaaattatctgccataatttttaaatatagcaGTTCCAATTTTTTAGGCTAATCCTTAGGCTAAGTTAAGTTACCTATGTACATAGGATTCCTCTATAGTAAGTGTTGTAAATAAACAGGATTGTAAATGCTGAAAGTATTATGGAttgaaaatatagagaaaatattTCTCCAACTCAACAGTTTATTAGTTTATTGTATCCTTGGATAAGCTTTGCTACATGTAAGGATAAGTTTTGGAAGTATGTTATCTCAGGTAAATTTGGCGAGGAGGAAGGGTGAGTGTTCTGATGAGAGGAGGGAAGAGTTTGGAGTTGGGCTATAGAAAGCAATTAAGAAGTGTTGGGAGGTGTTTCAAGCCACAACTATATTTGAGGTGGGAGATGGTAGGAGAGTGAGGTTTTGGCATGATCTATGGTGTGGTGGAGCGATTCTAATGGAATCTTTTCccacattatttttcattgcatGGTCAAAAGATGTCTAGGTTGTCGATGTTTGGGAGGGCTGGGAGACAATGACTATTAGAATCTCTGGTTTTGAAGGAACTTCTGTGACTAGGAGTTATCTTTTACGAAGTATTTGGTACTGAAAATTCAAGTAGTGATGGTTACTAAGGGATGTGAAATAGGTTGGTTTGGAAAGGCTCAAATAATGAGATTTTctctatcaaatatttctttttttaactcttttggAAAGCTACTTTTGGAGTTTCTTTCCCAACAAAAAAGGTATGAAGCTTAAGGATCCCTAACAAAAGTGTGTGTGTTTTTACTTAAGGTATAAcctagagagtttgtttgtttttactttgtagcttcttgtttttgttttcttgttgtttagcttttctttggtgggaggattcctcatccttctcttgtacttcttttttctatcaatatatctctttgtcgtttcctatcaaaaaaaaaaaaaaaaaaagtgtgtgtttttcttttttctttgtttatatgGGAGGCAGCTTGAGAGAAAATCTTAATGTTGGATCaattcagaagaaaaaaaaaagggcctcTGGCTAATTAATGTTCCTCATGTAGAGCAACAAAGAACCAATCAACCATATCCCCCTTTGTTGTGGCATATAGAGAAGTTTATGTCAAGTGATTGTGTGCTCCTAGAGCCTCTTAGGTGCTGTCAAGGTCAGTTAAAAGAGGTTTTATTGGGGTGGGTTGTACAGGAGTTCTGcagggaagaaaaagaaatgaagtttAGAGAATGATTCTTCTATGTTTATGTTAAACCATTTGGCAAGAGTGGGGCAGTAGAACCTTTGATGGGATGTAGCAATGGGTTCAATCTTTGAGAGATGTTTTTTGTTCCTTATTTTTGTGGCCTAGAAGTTGTTTAGGTATTGATTGTTCATCTTTGTCTTATTCATTGATTATGTAGGGTCCTGTTAATTTGTTTCTTTCTAGAATCTAGCCTTTTGTCACGCTCCTATACTCCTTTTGTTGTGCCTTCACTTTAGTTTATGATTGGTGCTAGTCAAAAACTGACCCAGCCTTTAATCAAAACTTCTCTTGCAATCCTCTTGTGCATGTTAAATTCTTTTTGTCCTCTTTACATTCTATCTTGGTTTTGAATGAATCCTCCAACCTTGTTATTTAAGAACTTTGCGTCATGAGTTTAAATAAATTCTCCAACCTTGGTTCTGATACTGCAATTTATTTTTAGGGGACAGTTTGACCCTACATGCTGTGCAGTTATAGTGAAGCAAAGCAATACATAAATAATGTATAATGTGGTTCAGTTAAACAATTCTACACCAATGGATTAAAGAAACGTCCACTATAAAATCAAGAATCTTAGGATGTTCCCTTGCAACTTATATTCCCATCCTAATCTTGAGTCCTTGAACTACTTCATAGCTCCCTCATTCCTCTAGGTTTCAGCATCTCTTCTTCACATGCCTCTACACCTTATTTAGTTACAAACCAATCTCTTATGACTTGTTCTCTTACACTctaagaatatttatagagatgcCCATAACCTGTTTCTTTATTCAACAAGGAAACTTATTTTCATTAGAAAACATCAAAGTAAGAATTCTTCTTTGCAATATTCTATACCAAAAGGCATTCTAAAAGAATTAGGTGCTGAATCCTGATGGGAAATCAGGACACTTTCCAACAGACATCAGTCATTGCGATTCTTCATTGCtagatatgtttattttttacatcACTGCAGGTAATAATAAGgatccatttattttattcatggGGAGGACCCCTTCAGTCTCTTTTGTTCAGCTGAAACCTTGGAGATTGGGGACTGAGTGATTATAAACCTCATGGGAAATGCTTTATGCCTACCCCGTGCAAGTATCTTGGAGGGAGATCTTAGGTGATGAGCACTTGAGAAGTCAGGGTTATTTTTAATGTGTTGGTTCTATTCATATTTGCTAGGTGGTGGGGTTACAATTTCTCAGCTAAATTGATATGGAAGTCCTCTACCCACTCAAAAGTGACCTTATTTGCAAGATTAACTGTACTAGACCATATCCTGACATTGAATGAGCTGATCTCTAGGAAGTGGACAATTTCTAATTGCTGTGTGCTttaaaaggtaatagagcaatttgCTGGTAGTTTATTGTAGAGATTGGATGTCTAATGCCTATCTTGTAGAAAATTTGCCTATTTGGTATTCCATGCTCCATGTAGTAGAGAAACAAAAGTGCATTTTACAGTAGGGAGTTGATTCTGGATGACATTCTGATACAATTTAAGGCCCTGTTGGGATTAGCTTCTTGGAAGCCAAAAGTTTTTTCTAAGCTCAACAAGAGCTTTTGGATATGTTTTGGGAATTTCAATTTAaaccaacaaaataaaaaaataaaaatcttatggCTTAGGAAAGAGCTTAATAGGAAAGCAAGGACAATATTGCATATCATGGAAGTCTTTTTTGGTTTAAGTGGGAAGCTATTTCATGTTTAATGCAGCTTTTATGGTACCACAATTGtcccttttaaaattataataccAAAATTGGTGttaacaaaagtaaaaaaacaagaagctaTCCCAAACAAGGcctaaatggtttttttttcttttttcttttgcttatcCCACTTAAAAGAGATCAATTGACTTGATCTAGACCAATCCAAGGAGAGTCATTTTTGGATGATGCCATTTGTTGGTTCCTGGGGTTTTTTTGCACATGCTAGATTAAAGAATACAAATTATGTTCAACTACATGTTTCATATATGCAATCTATTTTTTCAAGGTCATAATGGAATTCTACCAATAATCTAGGATATTGCTGCATTTTGTTTTGTCATGCCATGTATTGGTTGTTTTTAGATATTAGGCAATATGCATCATAACTCATGATGCCTTCCAAAACATgtctttttatcttaaatttgttATTGAACTGTAAATCCTGATCAGACCTTGTCTTTGCCAATATATATTGGGGTCATATGAAATTTCAGCCACAATGATTATGATAtatgatttccaaattttttcttattttctaattcATCTCTTTGGTTTCATTTGTTGTTCTGGAATGTCTTTGGATTCATTAAGCAGTTTTTGTTtcttaaatattaggttgtccACTTCAGACAAAATGCTGTTGACAATCAAAGAGATGATTGATCAGGCAGATAGGATGAAAGAGTTGGACAAGGAACATCAAAAGgaagttgaagaaaagataGAATTAGCAAAGAAATTCCTCCAGAACAAGGTCAGTTGAATCCCTTCCCTTTTCTTTGTCGTACTTTTGTTGCATGTAATTCAAGACTTTGGCTCATTTAATTCTATGGAGATGCATATTTAACATGCATAACTTTGTAAAGCACTTACATAATGTGCCTTGGATTAAGAGCATACACCTTGGTCTGTGTTCTAAATTGACGAGTGTTTCTTGTCTAACTTTTCTCTGTGTTTCTTGTATTTTCTGTAGTAAGTGAGGACCTGTAGTTGAGGGATCTTCCTTTGCTGTGAGGATCTTTTACCTAGAGCAGGGCCTTGAATAACCTTACCTAGTTGAGGCTAGATTGGTTTCTGGTCTCAGAAGGTGGGAAGGTCATTTTAGCGGAGTGATGTATCTTGCCCAGACCTGTGTCAGATCATTCATCGGTTCTGTTGGATGGGGGTGGTATGCAGAAAGGTCctacaccttttaggtttgaaaatatgtggctcaaggaggaAGGTTTCATAGATTTGGTGAAGCAATGGTGGATAAGGTTTAGTTTTAGGTCctacaccttttaggtttgaaaatatgtggctcaatGGTTTTTTTGGCAATGTTGTTGGGACTTTGTCAAGGATGAATTAATGGGATTCTTGAGGAAATTTCATGAATAGGGCAAATTCGTAGAGAGCATCAATGCAACATTCCTGATTTTAGCACCAAAGGTAGGAGGTGCTATATTCCTTAAAGATTTTAGGCCTATAAGTTTGGTGGGTAGCCTTTATAAATCATCggctaaggtgttggctaaTAGGCTTAAAAAGGTTTTGAGTAAAGTGGTCTCAAAATCCTAGAATGCCTTTGTAGAAGAGGGTAGGCAAACTCTTGATGTTATGCTTATTACCAATGAAGTAATTGATTCGATGTTGAAAAGTAACACGCTCAGGGTGCTTTGTAAGCTTGATATTGAAAAGGCGTATGACCATGTTAGTTGGGATTTTTTGCTTGCGGGTTTGAACAAAATGGGTTTCGGGCATAAATGGATCTGTTGGATTAGTTGGTGCattttttcaccaaaattctcTATCATTGTGAATGGTACCCCTTCAGGGTCTTTCAAAGCTCCAGAGGTTTGAGGCAAGGGGATCCGCTTTCACTGTACTTGTTTGTGTTAGCCATGGAGGCACTTATCTGCCTTAGAGAGAGGGCTAGTGGCTTTTTGTCAAGTATCAAGGTGAATGGTAGAGTCAAAAAAGGTTTGGAGGTTTTTCATTTGTAGTTTGCTAATGACACGGTGTTTTGTGAGGCTTCTACTACCCATTTAACCTATTTAAGTTGGTTACTTATGTAGTTTGAGGCCATTTCGAGTTTGAAGATTAACTTAACCAAAAGTGAGCTCATTTTGGTTAGGAGGATGAAGACTTGAAAGAGTTAACCGTTGTGTTAGACGGCTGAGTGGGTGTGCTTCCGTCTGCTTATTTGGGCCTTCCTCTAGGTGCCCCTCATAATTCTTTGGCTGCTttggatggagtggaagaaagGTTTCATAAAAGATTAGCAATGTGGAAACGACAATATATTCCAAAAGGGATAGACTTACACTGATTAGGAATACTCTTTCTAGATTGTTAATCTACTTTATGTCTTTGTTCTAGTTGCCTAGGATAGTGATGTTAAGGTTGAAGCAAATTCAGcgggactttctttggggaggaggGGCGATAGAAAGAAAACCTCATCTAGTGAAGTGGGTCACTGTTTGTTAAGGTAAAGGAAAAGGGGCCTTGGTATTCGACGTCTTTCTTCTCTCAATAAGACCTTTTTGTGTAAGTGGAATTGACGCTTTGAAATAGAAAGAGAGACAAATTATAAATGGCAAGTATGGGAAAGTTGAAGGGGATAGGTGTTCTAAGAAAGTGAGTGAGAGTTATGATGTTGAGCTATGGAAGACCATAAGAAATTTGTGGGAGATAgttaattgtagaatttcctTCTTAGTGAGCAATTAGAGAAGGGTAAGGTTTGTTAAGGATAAATGGTGTGGAGCGCTTCTTTGCAATACTGTTTGGTAAAGGGGTAGATGAGGGAAAAGAAGACAAGGTGTGTTGGTTGGAGGTAAAGAGTGgatctttttcttttaggtCTCTTTACTCTAGCTTAGAGAGAGGAGATTTGAGTCGTTCTCATTTGGTATCGTGTGGAAAGCTTGGGTCCACATAAGGTGAGTTTCTTTACTTGGGAGGCAACCTAGGGAAAAGCTTTGACTCTTGGTCATTTACAACAGAGAGGTTGGTCCTTAGCCAATATATGTTTTCTATGTCACACTTACATAGAGTCAATTGACCACATCCTCTTGCATTGTAGCAAGgcgagggtttttttttttttttaaatttatggcagcttttgttctctttttttgGTATCTCATGGGTGATTCACTCCTCTGTTAGAGACACTTTGTTAAGATGGcagggctcttttgtggggagaaGTGGAAAAAAGTTTGGTGAGCTGCTCCTTATAcctttttttggataatttggaaggagaaaaatggaagaacatTTGAGAATGAGGAGCTCTTTGAGTATAAGTTGAAAGTCCTATTTTTGTGGAGTTTGTATTCTTGGTCAAAGTTGCTCATTGGTGATAGGTAGatgtccttttttttatattatttcattgattggttgggttcagtttgagggagggagtattttttttttttcctcctttttttggTGCTTTTTGGCGGCTATTGTATGCATCTTGTGTACCTTGGTGCGCTTTTTTGGCGTTTTTCAATACAATTGCTTCTTatccatcaaaataaaataaaattatatcttaCATTCACCAAATATGGCAGGCTCCTAAAGTATTCCTTGTCTACATGGTGGGATAATGTTTGTCCATCAAACCTTAGAAACACtgcatttcaaattttgaaagcaACAAGAACCCAAGGATATCATAGTTGCATTTACATTTCTGACATATATTCACTATTCAATTCTAGGAACAAACTAAGAATGGTGTTTTTGGGTGCATATTATAAAAGGGAAtggcattttattttttggttaaatgttattttaagagagaaacttttcttttaaaataaagctATGACCACTAACAGGGGGAAATGAGAACTTGATTTTGAACTTGAGATCATATAGTTGGTCctctttaaattgaaaaaaaaactcatttaagGGTGAAAAATATACTAGAATGATTTATTTACATGCAACTTCCTCATGTGCTCCAAATGTTTTCCCCTTTCATTCTATGACTTTATTTAGCATTCCCTGCTTTTGGATTTGTATATTTCACTGTAAACTGTACATGTCAAGAGAAATGTTTTCTCATTAGTTGGAATATATTGGTCAATGTGCTGTACTTACATCATGGTAGGGTTTACATAATGTTAGCAGCATAGTATCAAGTTGGGGCCATTGGAGGACATTGACATGCTCTATATGGATGAAGTAATGAGCTCCAGGGAACTTGGAACCCACTCCAAGAGGTATCACATATCAAACACTTTGCATATGTCCTGGTCTACCAACTATGCCCATTTATTCACTTTAGCTCAGGACTATACTATGTATTTTCATTATATGGATAAAGAGATGACTTGATTGCAAAATCAAATGTTTGTATTGACTGAAGTAGATGCTCACACTTGAACcctaaagttattttttaaaatactatgcAGAGGCCTAACTAGCTGAGCTAGACCATTACAATTATAAGCCAGCTGAATGGCAGATCATCCCAACTTAACCCTATGAACTTGGGTGATGAGTATCAGTGTAATATGGAAGAAAGGTGAAACCTGCAGTTTGACTGCTGGTTTCAGGCTCATTCATATCGGTCTATCTCTagttatctatcaaaaaaaaatatatattggtCTATCTCTAGTTTTGTACCTCACTTGAGCTAAGAGTTGAACAACCTGGTTCATGCTATAACAGCTAACTAAATTACAAAGCAAAACTGGTCCCATGGTTTGAACTGTTTTGCTT is a genomic window of Vitis riparia cultivar Riparia Gloire de Montpellier isolate 1030 chromosome 1, EGFV_Vit.rip_1.0, whole genome shotgun sequence containing:
- the LOC117915341 gene encoding COP9 signalosome complex subunit 7-like isoform X5; this encodes MELNILYTLICSVSLLMVHGGITRVLSYYQLMQELDISNVRELEDFLINECINAGIVRGKLNQLQKCFEVQFAAGRDLRPGTLVSLIQTLTNWLSTSDKMLLTIKEMIDQADRMKELDKEHQKEVEEKIELAKKFLQNKQHSIKLGPLEDIDMLYMDEVMSSRELGTHSKRYHISNTLHMSWSTNYAHLFTLAQDYTMYFHYMDKEMT